The Thomasclavelia ramosa DSM 1402 genome includes a region encoding these proteins:
- a CDS encoding ABC transporter ATP-binding protein yields MSNQPKRNGPKFGPGGMHGMRGGEKAKDFKGTLGKLFKYLRPYYFRLVIVVIFASASTVFAIVGPKILAKATDKLSEGIMAKVAGTGGIDFDYIGQIILILVGLYLISALFSYIQGFITSTISQRVAYDLRTSISQKMDRMPLSYFDKHTSGDILSRVTNDIDTIAQSLNQSMSQVITSTVTVIGIFIMMLTISPVMTLIAVCVLPVSMVLIGLVMKRSQKYFARQQAALGDVNGHIEEMYGGHNVVKAFNGEAASVEQFNEYNDNLYESAWKSQFFSGLMQPITGFVGNVGYVAVCLLGGVLAGGGSITIGDIQAFIQYVRQFNQPITQLAQTMNMLQSTAAAAERVFEFLGEEELEPETPKVTADEVAKVEGSVTFADVNFGYLKDQTIINDFSLHVHAGQTVAIVGPTGAGKTTIVKLLMRFYELNSGSILIDGKDIRDFGRQDLRSLFGMVLQDTWLFNGTIKENLMYGKLDASDEEVKEACKVAYVDHFVQTLENGYETMINEESSNISQGQKQLLTIARAFLKDPKILILDEATSSVDTRTEVLIQKGMEKLMEGRTSFVIAHRLSTIRDADTIIVMKDGDIVELGNHDSLLAKDGFYASLYRSQFEGSDE; encoded by the coding sequence ATGAGTAATCAACCAAAAAGAAATGGTCCTAAATTCGGACCTGGTGGTATGCACGGAATGCGTGGCGGTGAAAAAGCTAAAGATTTTAAAGGTACTTTAGGTAAATTATTTAAATATTTAAGACCGTATTATTTTCGTTTAGTTATAGTTGTGATTTTTGCTTCAGCATCAACGGTTTTTGCAATCGTAGGACCAAAGATTTTAGCTAAAGCAACAGATAAATTAAGTGAAGGTATCATGGCTAAAGTAGCTGGTACTGGTGGAATTGATTTTGATTATATTGGTCAAATTATTTTGATTTTAGTTGGATTGTATTTGATTAGTGCTTTATTTAGTTATATACAAGGTTTTATTACTTCAACTATTTCACAACGAGTTGCTTATGATTTAAGAACATCAATTTCTCAAAAGATGGATCGGATGCCATTAAGTTATTTTGATAAACATACTAGTGGTGATATTTTAAGCCGAGTAACAAATGATATCGATACAATCGCACAATCACTAAATCAAAGTATGTCACAGGTAATTACGTCGACAGTAACGGTAATTGGAATCTTTATCATGATGTTGACTATTTCACCAGTTATGACTTTGATCGCAGTTTGCGTATTACCAGTATCAATGGTTTTGATTGGTTTAGTAATGAAACGTTCACAAAAATATTTTGCGCGTCAACAAGCTGCTTTAGGTGATGTCAATGGTCATATTGAAGAAATGTATGGTGGTCATAATGTGGTTAAAGCATTTAATGGTGAAGCTGCTTCAGTAGAACAATTTAATGAGTATAATGATAATTTATATGAAAGTGCTTGGAAGTCACAATTCTTTTCGGGTTTGATGCAGCCAATCACAGGATTTGTTGGAAATGTTGGATACGTTGCGGTATGTTTATTAGGTGGTGTTCTTGCTGGTGGTGGTAGTATCACAATTGGTGATATTCAGGCCTTTATTCAATATGTAAGACAATTTAATCAACCAATAACACAATTAGCACAGACAATGAATATGTTACAAAGTACAGCAGCAGCGGCTGAACGTGTTTTTGAATTTTTAGGTGAAGAAGAATTAGAACCAGAAACACCAAAAGTTACTGCTGATGAGGTGGCTAAAGTTGAAGGTTCTGTTACCTTTGCTGATGTTAATTTTGGGTATTTAAAAGATCAAACGATTATTAATGATTTTAGTTTACATGTTCATGCGGGGCAAACTGTTGCAATTGTAGGACCGACTGGTGCTGGAAAAACAACGATCGTAAAATTATTAATGCGATTCTATGAATTAAATAGTGGTTCGATTCTTATTGATGGTAAAGATATTCGTGATTTTGGACGTCAGGATTTACGATCATTATTTGGAATGGTTTTACAAGATACTTGGTTGTTTAATGGAACAATTAAGGAAAACCTAATGTATGGAAAATTAGATGCAAGTGATGAAGAAGTCAAGGAGGCTTGTAAAGTCGCTTATGTTGATCATTTTGTACAAACATTAGAGAATGGATATGAAACAATGATCAATGAGGAATCATCTAACATTTCTCAAGGGCAAAAACAACTTTTAACAATTGCACGTGCTTTCTTAAAAGATCCAAAAATTTTGATTCTTGATGAAGCAACTTCTTCAGTAGATACAAGAACAGAAGTATTAATTCAAAAAGGAATGGAAAAGCTAATGGAGGGAAGAACAAGTTTTGTCATTGCCCATCGTTTATCAACAATTCGTGATGCTGACACAATTATTGTAATGAAAGATGGTGACATTGTAGAACTTGGAAATCATGATTCATTATTGGCTAAAGATGGCTTCTATGCCTCATTGTATCGTTCTCAATTCGAGGGATCAGATGAATAG
- the proB gene encoding glutamate 5-kinase, with protein sequence MRDLSNIKNLIIKIGSSSLCDDEGNINKEKILNLIQQIAYIKRKGISITLVSSGAINAGVHVMNLECRPQTIPQKQALAAIGQASLMQIYEDLFSLFNLKCAQILLNHDDFDDRKRLMNFNNAMQALIEYDVVPIINENDTLAVEEIKVGDNDTLASLVVPAVNADMVVLVSDIDGLYDDNPHTNKNARLIRNVDGITKEIESMAKDASSKVGTGGMITKIRAAKVCNDFGCDMAIVNGNQPNVLIDLIEGKDVGTYFDGKPGRLLNSRQHWIMYRSMPKGTIVVDEGAKKALVTCHSSLLPKGIIEVRGNFLISQIIDIVDGNDNLLARGMVNYSSDEIRLIKGLNTSEIEDVLHYKDYDEVVHANNLVLVEGVKN encoded by the coding sequence ATGCGAGATTTAAGCAATATTAAAAATCTAATTATTAAAATAGGTTCATCATCATTATGTGATGATGAAGGGAATATTAATAAAGAGAAAATTTTAAATTTAATTCAACAAATAGCATATATTAAGCGTAAAGGGATAAGTATTACATTAGTCAGCAGTGGTGCTATTAATGCTGGAGTTCATGTAATGAATCTTGAATGTCGCCCGCAAACTATTCCTCAAAAGCAAGCTCTGGCAGCTATTGGACAGGCTTCATTAATGCAAATATATGAAGATTTATTTAGCTTATTTAATTTAAAATGTGCACAAATTTTATTAAATCATGATGATTTTGATGATCGTAAGCGGTTGATGAATTTTAACAATGCAATGCAGGCATTGATTGAATATGACGTAGTTCCAATTATTAATGAAAATGATACTTTAGCGGTCGAAGAAATTAAAGTTGGTGATAATGATACATTAGCATCACTGGTAGTACCGGCTGTTAATGCAGATATGGTTGTACTAGTCAGTGATATTGATGGATTATATGATGATAATCCACATACGAATAAGAATGCAAGATTGATTCGTAATGTCGATGGGATTACTAAAGAAATTGAAAGCATGGCAAAAGATGCTTCAAGCAAGGTTGGAACTGGAGGAATGATTACTAAGATTAGAGCAGCTAAAGTTTGTAATGACTTTGGCTGTGATATGGCTATTGTTAATGGTAACCAACCAAACGTTTTGATTGATCTGATTGAAGGAAAAGATGTGGGTACTTATTTTGATGGTAAACCTGGAAGACTCCTTAATTCTAGACAACATTGGATTATGTATCGAAGTATGCCAAAAGGAACAATCGTTGTTGATGAAGGTGCTAAAAAAGCATTAGTTACATGCCACTCAAGTTTGTTGCCTAAGGGAATTATTGAGGTAAGAGGAAATTTTTTAATTTCGCAGATTATTGATATTGTTGATGGTAATGATAATCTGTTAGCACGTGGAATGGTAAATTACTCAAGTGATGAGATAAGATTGATTAAAGGATTGAACACTAGTGAAATCGAGGATGTTTTACATTATAAAGATTATGATGAAGTAGTTCACGCAAATAACCTGGTATTAGTAGAAGGAGTGAAAAATTAA
- a CDS encoding ABC transporter ATP-binding protein: protein MLKLKHYFKKFWAPILLCVGLLFLQSQSELALPDYMSDIVSVGIQAGGFDSAVSDVLSEETYNHLLVLMDEEDQQQFMDAYKLVEPSNLDKDTLDKFPKAKGQNIYKLKDLSEKKLDRLESILVKPMLMVTSIDGMDKNSKEYQEQFGQLPPNMTPYDALAMMDNTTKAKMFSKIDSQMETMGESTLKIAAGNGVKAEYSRLGCDTDKIQNDYILWSGLKMLAIALAGTVCAVACGFLASKVGAGVSRLLRRDVFEKVESFSNEEFNKFSTASLITRTTNDITQVQMVVIMFIRIVCFAPMMGIGALIKAFNNTPSMTWIIGLVLLVIFCLIGVTFAIVMPKFKIVQSLIDRLNLTMRENLSGMLVIRAFGNEKHSEERFEKANGDLTNVNLFVNRTMASLMPIMMFIFNVVTLLIVYYGAKQIDLGNIAIGQMMAFMQYAMQIIMSFLMIAMISIMLPRASVAADRIYEVISMEPKIVDPKEPKAFIESKKGLVEFNNVTFKYPGANEAVLENISFTAKPGETTAFIGSTGSGKSTLINLIPRFYEVTEGNIKIDGVDIRDVNQHDLRDKIGLVPQKGLLFSGTIRSNLTYGAPEATDDELEEVIRVAQAKEFIDNKEERLDSEISQGGTNVSGGQKQRLAIARAIAKNPEIFIFDDSFSALDFKTDAKLRQELDKMVKKTKNTVLIVGQRIASIMGAEQIIVLDEGKIVGKGTHEELMKNCDVYQEIAYSQLSKEELGHE, encoded by the coding sequence ATGCTAAAATTAAAACATTATTTTAAAAAGTTTTGGGCACCAATTCTACTTTGTGTAGGATTATTATTCTTACAATCACAATCAGAATTAGCATTACCTGATTATATGTCGGATATCGTTTCGGTAGGAATTCAGGCTGGTGGCTTTGATAGTGCAGTAAGTGATGTTTTGAGTGAAGAAACATATAATCATTTATTAGTACTGATGGATGAAGAGGATCAGCAACAATTTATGGATGCATATAAATTAGTTGAACCCAGTAATCTTGATAAAGATACTTTAGATAAGTTTCCTAAAGCAAAAGGTCAAAATATCTATAAATTAAAAGATCTAAGTGAAAAAAAATTAGACCGTTTAGAGAGTATTTTAGTTAAACCAATGTTGATGGTAACATCAATTGATGGAATGGATAAAAATAGTAAAGAATATCAAGAACAGTTTGGGCAATTACCGCCAAATATGACACCTTACGATGCTTTAGCAATGATGGATAATACAACTAAAGCTAAAATGTTTAGTAAAATTGATAGTCAGATGGAAACGATGGGTGAATCAACTTTAAAAATTGCTGCCGGTAACGGTGTAAAAGCAGAATATTCTAGACTAGGTTGTGATACTGATAAGATTCAAAATGACTATATTTTATGGTCTGGGTTAAAAATGTTAGCAATTGCATTAGCTGGTACTGTATGTGCTGTTGCTTGTGGGTTCTTGGCTAGTAAGGTTGGGGCTGGTGTTTCGAGATTATTACGTCGTGATGTTTTTGAGAAAGTTGAAAGTTTTTCAAATGAAGAATTCAATAAGTTTTCAACTGCATCACTGATTACAAGAACAACGAATGATATTACCCAAGTACAAATGGTCGTAATTATGTTCATTCGAATAGTATGTTTTGCTCCAATGATGGGAATTGGGGCCTTGATCAAAGCTTTTAATAATACACCATCAATGACTTGGATTATTGGTTTAGTTTTATTGGTGATTTTTTGTTTGATTGGTGTTACTTTTGCAATTGTGATGCCAAAGTTTAAGATCGTACAATCATTAATTGACCGTTTAAATTTAACAATGCGGGAAAATCTTTCAGGTATGCTAGTAATTAGGGCATTTGGTAATGAAAAGCATAGTGAAGAAAGATTTGAAAAGGCTAATGGTGATCTAACAAATGTCAATTTGTTTGTCAATCGAACAATGGCTTCATTAATGCCGATTATGATGTTCATTTTTAATGTAGTAACATTATTGATTGTATATTATGGAGCAAAACAAATTGATTTAGGTAATATTGCAATCGGACAAATGATGGCTTTTATGCAGTATGCAATGCAAATTATTATGTCATTTTTGATGATTGCAATGATTTCAATTATGTTGCCACGGGCTAGTGTAGCAGCAGATCGTATTTATGAAGTTATTTCAATGGAACCTAAAATTGTTGATCCTAAGGAACCTAAAGCTTTTATTGAAAGTAAAAAAGGTTTAGTTGAATTCAATAATGTTACATTTAAATATCCTGGTGCTAATGAAGCAGTATTAGAAAATATTAGTTTTACTGCAAAGCCTGGTGAAACTACAGCATTTATCGGTTCAACGGGATCCGGTAAAAGTACGTTAATCAATTTAATTCCTCGCTTTTATGAAGTAACTGAAGGTAATATTAAGATTGATGGTGTTGATATTCGTGATGTTAATCAACATGATTTAAGAGATAAAATTGGTTTAGTACCTCAAAAAGGATTATTATTCTCAGGAACCATTAGATCAAATTTAACTTATGGTGCACCTGAGGCTACAGACGATGAACTTGAAGAAGTAATTCGGGTAGCTCAGGCAAAAGAATTTATTGATAATAAAGAAGAAAGATTAGATAGTGAAATTTCACAAGGTGGAACAAATGTATCTGGCGGTCAAAAACAACGTTTAGCAATTGCTCGAGCTATTGCTAAAAATCCAGAAATCTTTATTTTTGATGATAGTTTTTCAGCTCTAGATTTCAAGACAGATGCTAAATTACGTCAAGAATTAGATAAGATGGTTAAGAAGACTAAAAATACAGTATTGATTGTCGGACAACGTATTGCTTCAATTATGGGAGCTGAACAAATCATTGTTTTAGATGAAGGTAAGATTGTTGGAAAAGGAACCCATGAAGAGTTAATGAAAAATTGCGATGTCTATCAAGAAATCGCATATTCACAATTATCAAAGGAGGAATTAGGACATGAGTAA
- a CDS encoding glutamate-5-semialdehyde dehydrogenase gives MIEEQLKQAKLACRKMQNIDKDTKIKALEAISKNLISNIDYIVAENKKDVACAKENGISEAMVDRLLLTRSRIESIANDVLKVAGLHDCIGEVVREIKRPNGLIIKQVRIPIGTVATIYESRPNVTVDIAAICIKTNNVCILKGGKEAINSNIALVRVIKEAITNILPENVVNLIEKTDRSVVTEVITANNYIDVVVPRGGAGLIQHVVNNATVPVIETGAGICHLYIDQEADLEMAVEVAVNAKISRPSVCNAIETILVHQGVANEFLTLLKPRFDKIKIFGDEIVLKYLEGNKATTKNYATEYDDYICNIKVVNDINEAIEHIYDYSTKHSESIITDNEDTARYFMDSLDSACVYHNASTRFTDGGEFGFGAEVGISTQKLHARGPIGLQEMTSTKYKIFGNGQIR, from the coding sequence ATGATAGAAGAACAATTAAAACAGGCTAAACTAGCTTGTCGAAAGATGCAAAATATTGATAAAGATACTAAAATAAAAGCTTTAGAAGCTATTAGTAAAAATTTGATTTCTAATATTGATTATATCGTGGCCGAAAATAAGAAGGATGTTGCTTGCGCCAAGGAAAACGGAATCAGTGAGGCAATGGTTGATCGACTTTTATTAACTAGGTCACGTATTGAAAGTATTGCTAATGATGTTTTAAAAGTAGCTGGATTACATGATTGCATTGGTGAAGTTGTTCGTGAGATAAAACGTCCAAATGGCTTAATCATTAAACAAGTTCGTATTCCCATTGGAACAGTAGCTACTATTTATGAATCTCGCCCTAATGTTACAGTTGATATAGCTGCTATTTGTATAAAGACAAATAATGTTTGTATTCTAAAAGGCGGAAAAGAAGCGATTAATTCTAATATTGCTCTAGTAAGGGTAATCAAAGAGGCAATCACAAATATTTTACCTGAAAATGTTGTTAATTTGATTGAGAAAACAGATCGTAGTGTTGTTACTGAAGTTATCACAGCCAATAATTATATAGATGTTGTCGTTCCTCGGGGGGGAGCAGGGTTGATTCAACATGTTGTAAATAATGCAACTGTCCCAGTAATTGAAACTGGTGCAGGAATTTGTCATCTATACATTGATCAAGAAGCTGATTTAGAAATGGCTGTTGAAGTTGCAGTTAATGCTAAAATTTCTCGTCCTTCAGTTTGTAATGCGATTGAAACTATTTTAGTTCATCAAGGTGTTGCAAATGAATTTTTAACGTTATTAAAACCAAGGTTTGATAAAATTAAGATATTTGGTGATGAAATAGTTTTAAAATATCTAGAAGGCAATAAGGCAACAACCAAGAATTATGCTACTGAATATGATGATTATATTTGTAATATTAAAGTTGTGAATGATATCAATGAAGCGATTGAGCATATCTATGATTATTCAACCAAACATTCTGAAAGTATTATTACTGATAATGAAGATACAGCTAGATATTTTATGGATTCTTTAGATTCTGCCTGTGTTTATCATAATGCTTCAACTCGTTTTACTGATGGTGGAGAATTTGGATTTGGCGCTGAAGTTGGAATTAGTACTCAAAAATTACATGCACGTGGCCCAATTGGACTGCAGGAAATGACATCAACAAAATATAAAATATTTGGGAATGGGCAAATAAGATAG
- a CDS encoding C-GCAxxG-C-C family protein: MNIDERVKKAYALHHSGYNCAQAVLGAYVDLFDLDMDRAMTIAYGFGGGVGMTREICGTLTGGAMALGLKYGKGEADVKQKKFVNEKVAALCKEFEDSHGSVVCGELLGLRETNKKVNRATCDDLIAEVVRLLEKYLVD, encoded by the coding sequence ATGAATATTGATGAAAGAGTGAAAAAAGCATATGCTTTACATCATTCAGGTTATAACTGCGCTCAGGCAGTACTTGGGGCATATGTGGATTTATTTGATTTAGATATGGATAGGGCAATGACTATTGCTTATGGTTTTGGTGGCGGTGTCGGGATGACAAGAGAAATTTGCGGAACTTTAACTGGTGGGGCTATGGCTTTAGGACTTAAATATGGTAAAGGTGAAGCAGATGTTAAACAAAAAAAATTTGTTAATGAAAAAGTAGCAGCTTTGTGTAAAGAATTTGAAGATTCTCATGGATCAGTGGTTTGTGGAGAACTACTAGGATTACGGGAAACAAATAAAAAAGTTAATCGTGCTACTTGTGATGATTTAATTGCTGAAGTAGTAAGATTACTAGAAAAATATTTAGTTGATTAA
- a CDS encoding endonuclease/exonuclease/phosphatase family protein, producing the protein MNKQFKLIIKILLMIISGRYYYSILTNEYCYKFVDQKKIQNLKTNTLGIGTYNIKSLNYGKNDLKSFNKDIIDLKLDIICLQEVDKNSLRSGNFDMLKIMANSSGYCYYYFYPTMWILSGYYGLGILSKYSIIEVMAQRLPNSIIREPRILTRTKLYFNEQIINIYNTHLTYADNQYRIKQMDYVKKHVDFNSYSILAGDFNSFKMNNKFKMEGVKCINENKKYKTFCEFAAPDNIFYADFFELKNCGLKKSSFSDHDLLYGEFFLKG; encoded by the coding sequence ATGAATAAACAGTTTAAATTAATAATTAAGATATTATTGATGATAATATCAGGTCGTTATTATTATAGCATCTTAACTAATGAGTATTGTTATAAATTTGTTGATCAAAAAAAGATTCAAAATTTAAAGACTAATACCTTGGGGATAGGAACATATAATATAAAATCCTTAAATTATGGGAAAAATGATTTAAAAAGTTTTAATAAGGATATTATTGATTTAAAACTTGATATTATTTGTTTGCAAGAGGTAGATAAGAATTCTTTACGTTCAGGCAATTTTGACATGCTAAAAATCATGGCAAATTCTAGTGGATATTGTTATTATTATTTTTATCCTACCATGTGGATTTTAAGTGGTTACTATGGTTTGGGAATCTTAAGTAAATATTCTATAATAGAAGTTATGGCTCAACGATTACCAAATAGCATAATAAGGGAACCGCGTATCCTTACAAGAACAAAGCTCTATTTTAATGAGCAGATAATTAATATTTATAATACCCATTTAACTTATGCGGATAATCAATATCGTATTAAACAAATGGATTATGTAAAAAAGCATGTTGATTTTAACAGTTACAGCATCTTAGCTGGTGATTTTAATTCATTTAAAATGAACAATAAATTTAAAATGGAAGGGGTAAAGTGTATCAACGAGAATAAAAAATACAAGACTTTCTGCGAATTTGCAGCACCTGATAATATTTTTTATGCAGATTTTTTTGAATTAAAGAATTGTGGTTTGAAAAAATCATCATTTTCTGATCATGATTTATTGTATGGTGAGTTTTTTCTAAAGGGTTAG
- a CDS encoding Dabb family protein — MIRHIFIATIKEGVTDSEIQKEMELMRSMKNELPEIKEIIVEKSKGWIGLSDVVTMTIDVESKQDFDKVIQSVAHQKVSATAPDFFRTDNFILTQVEYEKE; from the coding sequence ATGATAAGACATATTTTTATTGCAACAATCAAAGAGGGAGTAACTGACAGTGAAATCCAAAAAGAAATGGAATTGATGAGAAGCATGAAAAATGAACTTCCGGAAATCAAAGAAATTATCGTAGAAAAAAGTAAAGGGTGGATTGGTCTAAGTGATGTTGTTACTATGACGATTGATGTAGAAAGTAAACAAGATTTTGACAAAGTTATTCAAAGTGTTGCTCATCAAAAGGTAAGTGCAACAGCACCAGACTTTTTCAGAACAGATAATTTTATATTAACACAAGTAGAATATGAAAAGGAGTAG
- a CDS encoding MarR family winged helix-turn-helix transcriptional regulator: MKFEKHPVLQEFDRLNNAIDELYHDICLMQGLSDSAYAILQAILVLGNGCTQTEIYKYTLLNKQTVNSSAKKLNQDGVIEFQAGVGRELKIYLTAKGEALVREKILPIEQVENKVFEEMTEKEHQEILRLVEKYLTSFRSKIENL; this comes from the coding sequence ATGAAGTTTGAAAAACATCCCGTTCTACAAGAATTTGACCGTTTGAATAATGCGATTGATGAGCTTTATCACGATATTTGCCTAATGCAAGGACTTTCCGATAGTGCTTATGCGATTTTGCAGGCAATTCTTGTGTTAGGAAACGGCTGTACGCAGACAGAAATTTACAAGTACACACTCTTGAATAAGCAAACCGTCAATTCATCGGCAAAAAAACTAAATCAAGACGGAGTGATTGAATTTCAAGCAGGTGTCGGACGAGAATTAAAAATCTATTTGACAGCAAAAGGCGAGGCACTTGTAAGGGAAAAAATATTGCCTATTGAACAAGTGGAAAACAAAGTCTTTGAGGAAATGACAGAAAAGGAACATCAAGAGATATTGCGTTTGGTGGAAAAATATCTAACATCTTTCCGCAGTAAAATTGAAAATCTATAA
- a CDS encoding flavodoxin, protein MSKSLVAYFSASGVTKKVAERLNEVVQGNLFEIVPEQPYTSADLNWTNPKSRSSVEMNDKSFRPAVKEKISDMGEYDIIYLGFPIWWYIAPTIINTFLEQYDLRDKTIIPFATSGMSGMGKTNDYLENSCKGARLMKGQRFDENVSADELSDWVKKMK, encoded by the coding sequence ATGAGTAAATCTTTAGTAGCGTATTTTAGTGCAAGTGGTGTAACCAAAAAAGTAGCAGAAAGATTAAATGAAGTTGTGCAGGGGAATTTGTTTGAAATCGTACCAGAACAACCTTACACAAGTGCTGATTTGAATTGGACAAATCCTAAAAGCCGTTCATCAGTAGAAATGAACGATAAATCGTTCAGACCAGCCGTTAAAGAAAAAATAAGTGATATGGGAGAATATGACATAATCTATTTAGGATTTCCTATCTGGTGGTATATTGCTCCTACAATCATCAATACTTTTCTTGAACAATACGATTTAAGGGATAAAACAATTATTCCATTTGCGACATCTGGAATGAGCGGAATGGGAAAAACAAACGATTATTTAGAAAATTCATGCAAGGGTGCTCGTTTGATGAAAGGGCAAAGATTTGACGAAAATGTTAGTGCAGATGAATTATCTGATTGGGTTAAAAAAATGAAATAA
- a CDS encoding MarR family winged helix-turn-helix transcriptional regulator, translated as MEEISFDDVEEVINNFQGLNKTMHYMMMEKTEKFDISPDQTRLLFMLQNHQNINQNALAKKLNITKATLSVRLQRLEKLGYLTRTQDKNDKRNYILNITKTGEVFIEAAIKIMKEKTMIMFEGVSKEQITVINDVINIMKKNIEKCKGEE; from the coding sequence ATGGAAGAGATAAGTTTTGATGATGTTGAAGAAGTAATTAATAATTTTCAAGGGTTAAATAAAACAATGCATTATATGATGATGGAAAAAACAGAAAAGTTTGATATATCACCGGATCAAACAAGGTTATTATTTATGTTGCAGAATCATCAAAACATTAATCAAAATGCTTTAGCAAAGAAGTTAAATATTACTAAAGCGACTTTATCAGTGAGATTGCAGCGCCTTGAAAAACTGGGTTATTTAACTAGAACACAAGATAAAAATGATAAACGTAATTATATTTTAAATATTACAAAAACTGGAGAGGTATTTATTGAGGCGGCAATCAAAATTATGAAAGAAAAAACAATGATTATGTTTGAAGGGGTTTCTAAGGAACAGATAACTGTTATTAATGATGTTATTAATATCATGAAAAAGAATATTGAAAAATGTAAAGGAGAAGAATAA
- a CDS encoding NAD(P)H-dependent oxidoreductase, which yields MQNILVVSGHTDLNNSVANKAILERLENKLPQAEFVYLDKLYSDFQIDVEAEQEKLLNADIIVLQFPIFWYAMPSLLSRWLEETFQHGFSHGSTGDKLKGKKLIASFTTGAPEFMYSYEGAQKYPIEDFLPPIKAMCNLCGLDYFGYVYTGGVSYQNRNDIEKMAEMKEKAVMHADKLLELLETL from the coding sequence ATGCAAAATATATTAGTAGTATCTGGACACACAGACTTAAATAATTCTGTTGCAAATAAGGCAATATTAGAAAGGCTTGAAAATAAATTACCACAGGCTGAATTTGTCTATTTAGACAAACTTTATTCAGATTTTCAAATTGATGTTGAAGCAGAGCAAGAAAAACTTTTAAATGCAGATATAATTGTTTTGCAATTTCCTATTTTCTGGTATGCTATGCCTTCATTACTAAGTCGCTGGCTTGAAGAAACATTTCAGCATGGCTTTTCCCACGGTTCAACCGGTGATAAATTGAAAGGAAAGAAATTGATTGCTTCTTTTACGACTGGTGCTCCAGAATTTATGTATAGTTATGAAGGGGCACAGAAATATCCTATTGAAGATTTCCTCCCGCCGATAAAGGCAATGTGTAATTTGTGTGGATTGGATTACTTTGGATATGTCTATACAGGCGGAGTATCTTATCAAAATAGAAATGATATTGAAAAAATGGCTGAAATGAAAGAAAAAGCAGTTATGCATGCTGATAAATTATTGGAATTGTTAGAAACACTGTAA